CACCGGCAGCGCCAGCTGTTCGGGCATCGCGCCGGAGGCGCCGATCGCCAGCAGCATCCAGCCGGCCGCCTGGTACTGGCGCGCCCAGCCCCACGCCGACAGCGCCGCCGGACGCCCATCCACGTGCTCGAAGAAGAACAGCGCGGCGCACAGGGCCAGGTTGCCCAGCGCCAGCGCCAGTACCATCGTGGTCGAGTCCATGCGCGCCTCAGCCGGTGCGGCCGGCGGCGCGGGCGCGCGCCGGCCGGCCGGACGGGTGGATGACGCTGCTGCCGGAAGGGTGTGGGGACATGTGAACTCCGCTGAGGATGCGCCGGCCAGCTTAGCAGAAACCCGGCGCCGCCAACAAGCCGGCGGCGGCCCCGGCGGGCGCTTCCGGCCGCCATGCGCCGCGCACGCTTCCGCTTTGCCTGCCTTGCGCCCTTTCCCCTTGTACACTGGCGTGATGGCCAGCCATCCCGACCCGACCTCCACCTGCACCGCCACGCCGCTGGTGCGCACCCGTGGCCGGCGCCGCACGCTGGAATTCGCGCCGGGCGACATCCAGAGCGAGATGCTGCTGTCGGACCCGGACGCGCTGGTGCTCGACTACACGCGCGCGATGATGGGCTTCGCGCTGTTCGTGCCGCGCCCGCGCCACATCCTGATGGTCGGCCTTGGCGGCGGCTCGCTGGTGAAGTTCTGCTACCGCCGCTTTCCCGGCTGCCGCATCACCGTCATCGAACTGCGCGCCGACGTGATCGCCCTGCGCGAGCAGTTCTGCGTGCCGCAGGACGACGCGCGCCTGCGCATCGTGCACGGCGACGCCGCCGCCTGCCTGGCGCCGGCCGGCAGGCGCAGCGGGCGCCCCTGTGCGGACATCGCACCCGCCGACGTCATCCTGGTGGACGGCTTCGACCGCGCCGGCCTGCCCGCCGCGCTCGCCAACGCCGGCTTCTACCGCGACTGCCGCGCGCTGCTGCACGAGGGCGGCGTGCTGGTGGCGAACGTGTTCACCTACGACACGCGCTACCACGCCGTGCTGGCGGCGCTGGACGCGGTATTCGGCGGACGCACCTGCTGGCTGGACAAGGTCGCCGGCAACAACCGTATCGTGTTCGCCGTGCGCGCGCGCGACGACGCCGCGCCGGCGGCGCGCCTGCAGCGGCGCCTGGCGCGGCGGCGCGGCCTGGGATTGGGCTGGCTGAACCGGCTCGGCATCCGGCTGCTGCTTGCATGGCTGACATGGCGTTCTGTTTTGAGCCCGCCACACTCCGACGGCGCCACGCGTGCAAGCAGGTAATTTATTTGCCGGAAGCTTCGATCGTATGACACACTGGCCATCGATTATGCCTACGGGCAAGCTTCTGGTCGCTGAACGCGATCGTCACATCCGTTGCTTAGTAAAATCATCACGAATCGGCAGGCGGCGCGCCGCAAGCGGCGGGCACTGACGCCGGCGGCGCTGCTCACGCTGGCAGGCGGCCTCGGCATCAGCGCGCTGTTGTGCGGCGCCATCACGCGCCTGGAATACGACAACCAGGCGCTGGCGTTCGAGCGCTCCGCCGGCGTGCGCACCGCCGCCCTGCGGCGCGGCCTGGACGAAGCGGTCGGGGTGCTGAACGTCACCCACCAGCTGTTCACCACCGTGCAGCCGGTGACGCGGCCGCAATTCCACGACTTTACCGCGCCGCTGCTGCAGCGCAACCCGTATATCCAGGCCCTCACCTTCCGCCGCATGGTGGCGGACGACGAGCGCGCCGGCTTCGAGGCCGAGCTGGGACGGCTGCGTCCGGGCACGCGGATCGTCGAATCGCAGGGCGGGCGTCTGGTCACGGCGCCGCGCCGTGCGCGCTACGACGTGGTCGACTACGTGGAGCCAATGCAGGGCAACGGCGCGCTGCTGGGCCTGAACGCGTCCCCCGGCGGCGCCAGCGCGCGCGCCATCGAGCGCGCCCGCGCCAGCGGCGAGGCCGCCGCCACCGGCCTGCTGCGCCTGGGCCAGGATCCGGTCGACGGCCTCGGCTTCGAGGTGGTGATGCCGGTGAGCGCCGCCGACGGCCGCCCGCTCGGCGACACCGCCGCCGTGGTGTGCGTGCGCAGCCTGGCGCACGCCGCACTGGCGCACGCCGGCCTGCAGGCCGACAACGGCATCCTGCTGCGCCTGTATGCCGGCGCCGCGACCGTGCCGGCCAGCCTGGCCTACGCCAACGACGGCGGCAAGGGCCGCGCCGCCGCCGTGCCCCCGGCGCTGCTGGCGGGCGGCTTCAGCGGACGTTCGCTGCACCGCTTCGCGGTCGGCGGCCAGACCTGGACCGTGGAAGCGCTGGCCGCGCCGCGCCCCTACGTCGCCACACACCTGGGCTCGCTCCTGCTGCTGGGCGGCGGCATCCTGTCGAGCCTGCTGCTCACGGCCTTCGTGCAGGCCGCCGGGCAGCGCACGCGCAAGGTGCAGGAACTGGTGCAGCAGCGCACCGCCGACCTGAAGCTGGCCAACCAGCGCCTGATCGACGACGTGCTGGCGCGCAAGCAGACCGAAAAAGCGCTGCAGGACAGCGAGCAGCGCTTCCGCCAGCTGGCGGCGATGTCGTCCGACTGGTACTGGGAGCAGGACCAGGACCTGCGCTTCGTCGAGGTGACCGGCGACTTCACCGAAAAGACCGGCTTCAGTACCGGCCGCCTGCTCGGCAAGACGCCGTGGGACGTGCTGCTGCCCGAGCTGACCGACAGCCACGGCGGCCGCGCGCACCTCGCGCAGATCGAAGCGCACCAGCCGTTCCGCAACCTGGAATGCCGCGCCATCGACGACGGCGGCGACGAGCGCTGGTTCTGCATCAGCGGCGAGCCGATGTTCGACGAGCGCGCTCGCTTCAAGGGCTACCGCGGCACCGGCAGCGACATCACGGCGCGCAAGCTCACCGAGCAGCGCATCCACCACGTGGCCCAGCACGACGTGCTGACCGGCCTGCCCAACCGTTCGCTGCTGCAGGACCGCCTGGGGCAGGCGGTGGCGCTGGCCGATCGCAGCGGGCGCGCCATATGGGTCATGCTGATCGACCTCGACCGCTTCAAGTACGTCAACGACAGCATGGGCCACAAGGCCGGCGACGTGCTCCTGATGACGGTGGCGGCGCGCCTGCGCGCGGCGCTGCGCGACAGCGACACCGTGGCGCGCCTGTCCGGCGACGAATTCGTGGTGATCGTGTCCGAGCACCAGCAGGAACCGCTGGACGCCGCCGTGGTGCAGCGCCTGATGGATGCGGTGGCCCGGCCGATGCTGCTGGGACCGAGCGAATTCTTCGTCACCTGCAGCATCGGCGTGGCCGCCTATGCGGGCACTCGTCCGGCGGGCGCTCGTCCGGGAGACGATGCGGCGAGCAACGATCCGGCGCACGGCGCGTTGCCGGCCGACAGCCTGATCGAACACGCCGACATCGCCATGTACCGCGCCAAGAAGCTGGGCCGCAACAACTTCCAGTTCCACACGCCGGCCATGAACGAGGAATCGCTGGAGCGCGTGCGCATCGAGGGCGCGCTGCGCAATGCGCTGGAACGCGATGAATTCGTGCTGCACTACCAGCCGCAGGTGGATTTGCGTACCGGCCAGGTGGTCGGCATGGAGGCGCTGATCCGATGGCGCCATCCGGAACTGGGCATGGTGCCGCCGGTGCGCTTCGTCGGCGTGGCCGAGGAGACCGGCCTGATCGTGCCGATCGGCGCCTGGGTGATGCGCACCGCCTGCGCCCAGACCAAGGCCTGGCACGAAGCCGGCCTGGGCAAGCTGCGGGTGGCGGTGAACCTGTCGGCGCGCCAGTTCGGCGCCGCCGACCTGCTGCCGAGCATCGAGGCGGCGCTGGAAGACAGCGGCCTGGAGCCGGCCTGCCTGGAACTGGAGCTGACCGAAAGCCTGTTCATGAGCGACATCACGCCGGCGGTGGAACTGCTGCACCGCATGAAGGTGCTGGGCATCCACCTGTCGATCGACGATTTCGGCACCGGTTACTCGAGCCTCTCGTACCTGTCGCGCTTCCCGATCGACGTGCTCAAGATCGACCGCTCGTTCGTCAACGACATCACCGAGGATGCCAACGACGCCGCCATCGTCGCCTCGATCATCGCGCTGGCCCACAACCTGCGCCTGTCGGTGATCGCGGAAGGCGTGGAGACGGCGGAACAGCTGGACTACCTGCGGCGCCAGGGCTGCGACGAGATCCAGGGATACTATTTTTCGCGCCCGCTGCCAGCCGCGGATTTCGAGCAACTGCTGCGCCAGCGGCGCACGCTGGCGCGCCGCGGCTGACCCGCCGGTCCGAGCATTTAGAGGTGGCCTAAACGGCATCGTTCCCATACAATACGTCTGCCTTTTTTGCAATAGACACACGGAAAAAATGATGAACGATACGATGAACGGCACTAGCGCGACCGTGGGCCAGCGCCAGCAGCGCACCGACATGCGCACGCGCGACCTGGTCAACCAGGCGGTGGCCTCGATCCCGACGCTGGGCCTGCAGCGCGCCGCCGAGTTCCTGGCCTCGATGAACGTGCCGGCCGAGATCGCCGTGCGCACGCTGGTGTATCCGCACCGCCGCCGCATAGCTTGAACAGCAACGTACGGCCTGGACGCGCCGGCCCGGCATCACCGCGCACGGCTGCGCGGTAAAGCGCGCGCACCGGCGCGGCAGGCCGCGTTCAGCGCTGCGGTTCCTGGGCGCGGATGTCGGCCAGCGATTCGCGTCCGCGCGCGGTGAGCTCGTAGCCGCCCTCGCTGCGCACGGCGATGTGCGACTTGCGGTTCAGGAAC
The genomic region above belongs to Massilia forsythiae and contains:
- a CDS encoding fused MFS/spermidine synthase, whose amino-acid sequence is MASHPDPTSTCTATPLVRTRGRRRTLEFAPGDIQSEMLLSDPDALVLDYTRAMMGFALFVPRPRHILMVGLGGGSLVKFCYRRFPGCRITVIELRADVIALREQFCVPQDDARLRIVHGDAAACLAPAGRRSGRPCADIAPADVILVDGFDRAGLPAALANAGFYRDCRALLHEGGVLVANVFTYDTRYHAVLAALDAVFGGRTCWLDKVAGNNRIVFAVRARDDAAPAARLQRRLARRRGLGLGWLNRLGIRLLLAWLTWRSVLSPPHSDGATRASR
- a CDS encoding bifunctional diguanylate cyclase/phosphodiesterase, whose amino-acid sequence is MLSKIITNRQAARRKRRALTPAALLTLAGGLGISALLCGAITRLEYDNQALAFERSAGVRTAALRRGLDEAVGVLNVTHQLFTTVQPVTRPQFHDFTAPLLQRNPYIQALTFRRMVADDERAGFEAELGRLRPGTRIVESQGGRLVTAPRRARYDVVDYVEPMQGNGALLGLNASPGGASARAIERARASGEAAATGLLRLGQDPVDGLGFEVVMPVSAADGRPLGDTAAVVCVRSLAHAALAHAGLQADNGILLRLYAGAATVPASLAYANDGGKGRAAAVPPALLAGGFSGRSLHRFAVGGQTWTVEALAAPRPYVATHLGSLLLLGGGILSSLLLTAFVQAAGQRTRKVQELVQQRTADLKLANQRLIDDVLARKQTEKALQDSEQRFRQLAAMSSDWYWEQDQDLRFVEVTGDFTEKTGFSTGRLLGKTPWDVLLPELTDSHGGRAHLAQIEAHQPFRNLECRAIDDGGDERWFCISGEPMFDERARFKGYRGTGSDITARKLTEQRIHHVAQHDVLTGLPNRSLLQDRLGQAVALADRSGRAIWVMLIDLDRFKYVNDSMGHKAGDVLLMTVAARLRAALRDSDTVARLSGDEFVVIVSEHQQEPLDAAVVQRLMDAVARPMLLGPSEFFVTCSIGVAAYAGTRPAGARPGDDAASNDPAHGALPADSLIEHADIAMYRAKKLGRNNFQFHTPAMNEESLERVRIEGALRNALERDEFVLHYQPQVDLRTGQVVGMEALIRWRHPELGMVPPVRFVGVAEETGLIVPIGAWVMRTACAQTKAWHEAGLGKLRVAVNLSARQFGAADLLPSIEAALEDSGLEPACLELELTESLFMSDITPAVELLHRMKVLGIHLSIDDFGTGYSSLSYLSRFPIDVLKIDRSFVNDITEDANDAAIVASIIALAHNLRLSVIAEGVETAEQLDYLRRQGCDEIQGYYFSRPLPAADFEQLLRQRRTLARRG